The Phoenix dactylifera cultivar Barhee BC4 chromosome 17, palm_55x_up_171113_PBpolish2nd_filt_p, whole genome shotgun sequence genome contains a region encoding:
- the LOC103712263 gene encoding uncharacterized protein LOC103712263 isoform X4 — protein sequence MLPSAMDTHQLLDSLTAHIALYNSSIPNPSPGPRATVLRWFFALSAAQRQSALTVVDPNFVRVLLQMLSRLRRHGHGFFFLLPDLPSPSSSSLPSLCFRRSHGLLARAAADSTAELTLARSLRLFGSREEEQTAECPLDSLTVSEDLVADADRFVEVMDGISGGRFLRGEVNGLGAPWAELPWLKDKGYYSLEAFVANRMEVGLRQAWLSSHGGKKPKAGKAAKEKAGVAGVAANAFWRKKGCLDWWTGLDPGQRKKIFKAFLGKAAKSLANEIVKGSGIALRNEVCCCKLEAELQLRYGPTASWQRGKQSLSRRNPDLCLDIITAPSSRRPQTLAICLNKLLVAQEISTFLTYWLSEYEDKALFFSTVESVDTFSDCIIRKLRGLLMVVSINYINLELMGDVRLNAILYKSEEKSNVGCRRGKNKYRSSKKLSSIPKPSKVDPTLHKTSMDEGYGTDCAIDSSYGLCPPGKLPSIVDNQKTRTANPCVLKKDPEKETPLTKVEKEHAAVLADCKGHKSKKKGGRKGAKSKTPTLVKIGFSELENKKTAITSVAAESELAESLPSTKDSAGRHNLSPVSNFCDDSDKSGIVDQNEMMNTQLDTNHHSIANCCCTSVKCSMSSNKSDDHNSITMAKGSPQISSGSSLINSNICCEKLVRHINSSIICSGSMTACEVVSPSMPPSELETGAFHKKHEHCSSQDISDTSSQHAAPSNLVQGVMSENNTVAQSDFGGSYAYNHTSSMGGTSFEWPAISPPNFTSVNSQLLPAATDRLHLDVGHKWPSRFHQSFLPLRHQGRNPTIEGERSQILPSPTLPMSYDWPPMVKSYSRLSQIVTVNYDSGYVPRLQSSFCSGFATHGLQINGTSSENERKHPGDILDVCDLKNTSDLADDTESYWFSEEEYETHAFSGRDYNQFFGGGVMYWNPAEHVGTGLSRPPSHSSEDSAWAWHEADMNRTIDDMIGMPGLPASYNTNGLASPSAAPFCSPFDPLRPGHQSVSYSMPGNDINGKVLNPSSSVSDGPEEKALISVNDSPNGVEGMKGDTLPYSMLPPIIVPSISRRGSRSEFRVGHDHKSPCVSSTRRDTPHIKRPPSPVVLCVPRVPQPPPPSPVGESRKRGFPVVRSGSSSPRHWGMRSWYSDESNSKETRLCLDGAEVVWPQWRKKGLATSPMVQSIQGSLLQDHLITISHLARDQEHPDVALPLQPPDLLNCPSIKMSLSMMYNLLHKEIDLFCKQVAAENLVRKPYINWAVKRVTRSLQVLWPRSRMNIFGSNATGLALPTSDVDLVVSLPPVRNLEPIKEAGILEGRNGIKETCLQHAARYLANQDWVRSDSLKTIENTAIPVIMLVAEVAHDINLSNENSSIVESPEACSTKMPGKQSIPGPDLCSSVNTSWPMCSKMKKDDPFDVKSIHLDISFKSPSHTGLQTSELVRELTQQFPASVPLALILKKFLADRSLDHSYSGGLSSYCLVLLITRFLQHEHHIGRPVNQECF from the exons ATGCTGCCGTCCGCCATGGATACTCACCAACTCCTCGACTCTCTCACCGCCCATATCGCCCTCTATAACTCCTCAATCCCTAACCCTAGCCCGGGTCCACGCGCCACCGTCCTCCGGTGGTTCTTTGCCCTCTCCGCTGCCCAGCGCCAGTCCGCCCTCACCGTCGTCGACCCCAACTTCGTCCGTGTTCTCCTCCAGATGCTCTCCCGCCTCCGCCGCCACGGCCAcggattcttcttcctcctccccgacctcccctccccctcctcctcctccctcccttcccTCTGCTTCCGCCGCTCCCACGGCCTCCTCGCCCGCGCTGCTGCCGATTCCACCGCCGAGCTCACCCTTGCCCGATCCCTTCGCCTCTTCGGGTCCCGGGAGGAAGAGCAGACCGCCGAGTGCCCCCTGGACTCCCTCACGGTCTCCGAGGACTTGGTCGCCGATGCGGACCGGTTCGTGGAGGTTATGGATGGAATTTCCGGCGGGAGGTTCCTTAGAGGGGAGGTGAACGGGCTGGGGGCCCCCTGGGCGGAGCTGCCGTGGTTGAAGGATAAGGGGTACTACAGCTTGGAGGCATTCGTGGCGAATCGAATGGAGGTGGGGTTGAGGCAGGCGTGGCTTAGCTCCCATGGAGGGAAGAAGCCGAAGGCGGGGAAGGCAGCGAAGGAGAAGGCTGGGGTAGCTGGCGTGGCTGCCAATGCCTTTTGGAGGAAGAAGGGGTGCTTGGATTGGTGGACGGGGTTGGATCCCGGACAGAGGAAGAAGATTTTCAAAGCTTTTTTAGGGAAGGCAGCTAAATCTCTG GCAAATGAGATTGTTAAAGGGTCAGGCATTGCTTTGAGGAATGAAGTTTGTTGTTGTAAACTTGAAGCTGAATTGCAACTAAGATATGGTCCAACAGCATCTTGGCAAAGGGGGAAGCAGTCATTGTCCAGAAGGAATCCAGATTTGTGCTTGGATATCATCACTGCACCATCTTCTAGAAGACCACAAACCCTGGCCATTTGTTTGAATAAGTTGCTAGTGGCTCAGGAGATATCTACTTTTTTAACATATTGGCTTAGTGAATATGAAGACAAGGCATTATTTTTCAGCACAGTAGAATCTGTTGACACCTTTTCTGATTGTATAATAAGAAAGCTGCGAGGACTCCTAATGGTTGTTTCCATTAATTATATAAATCTTGAACTTATGGGAGATGTAAGGTTAAATGCCATCCTGTACAAAAGTGAAGAGAAGTCCAATGTTGGTTGTCGGAGAGGGAAGAACAAATATCGCAGTTCAAAAAAGCTAAGTTCCATTCCTAAGCCATCCAAGGTTGATCCAACATTACACAAAACTTCTATG GATGAAGGATATGGAACAGACTGTGCAATTGATAGCAGCTATGGGCTTTGCCCCCCAGGAAAACTTCCCTCAATAGTGGATAATCAGAAGACAAGGACAGCTAATCCTTGTGTTCTGAAGAAAGATCCTGAGAAGGAAACTCCATTAACAAAAGTTGAGAAG GAGCATGCTGCAGTTTTGGCTGACTGCAAGGGCCATAAAAGTAAGAAAAAGGGTGGAAGAAAAGGAGCTAAAAGTAAAACTCCTACCTTGGTGAAAATTGGATTTTCTGAACTTGAGAACAAGAAAACTGCCATTACATCTGTTGCTGCAGAAAGTGAATTGGCAGAATCTTTACCCAGTACCAAAGATtctgctgggaggcataacctATCTCCTGTTTCTAATTTCTGTGATGATTCTGATAAGTCTGGTATTGTGGATCAGAATGAGATGATGAATACCCAGCTAGATACTAACCATCATTCTATAGCGAATTGCTGTTGTACTAGTGTGAAATGTAGTATGAGTTCAAACAAATCAGATGACCATAACTCTATTACAATGGCTAAAGGCAGCCCACAGATATCTTCAGGATCTTCTTTGATTAACAGTAATATTTGTTGTGAGAAACTTGTACGTCATATTAATTCTTCCATAATTTGTTCCGGGAGCATGACTGCATGCGAAGTAGTGAGCCCTTCCATGCCTCCAAGTGAGCTTGAGACTGGTGCATTTCATAAAAAACATGAGCATTGTAGTTCTCAGGATATAAGTGACACCAGTTCACAGCATGCTGCTCCTTCAAACTTAGTTCAAGGTGTTATGAGTGAGAATAATACTGTAGCCCAGAGTGATTTTGGTGGGTCTTATGCCTATAACCACACAAGTTCTATGGGAGGCACTTCATTTGAGTGGCCTGCCATATCACCACCTAATTTTACATCTGTTAACTCACAGCTTCTCCCAGCTGCCACAGACAGATTACATCTGGATGTTGGTCACAAATGGCCGAGTCGCTTTCATCAGTCCTTTCTGCCTTTGAGGCATCAGGGAAGAAATCCAACAATTGAAGGAGAACGCAGTCAAATTTTACCTTCTCCAACTTTGCCCATGAGCTATGACTGGCCTCCTATGGTCAAAAGTTATAGTAGATTGAGTCAGATTGTGACAGTAAACTATGACTCTGGATATGTTCCAAGGCTGCAGTCTTCGTTCTGCTCAGGATTTGCCACTCATGGACTGCAAATTAATGGTACCTCTAGTGAAAATGAGAGGAAGCATCCTGGGGATATTCTAGATGTGTGTGATTTGAAAAACACTTCTGATTTGGCAGATGATACTGAAAGTTACTGGTTTTCTGAAGAAGAATACGAAACCCATGCATTTTCTGGAAGGGATTATAATCAATTTTTTGGTGGTGGAGTGATGTACTGGAATCCTGCTGAACATGTTGGAACAGGCCTTTCTCGCCCACCTTCTCACAGTTCTGAAGACAGTGCTTGGGCTTGGCATGAAGCAGATATGAATAGAACTATTGACGATATGATTGGCATGCCTGGATTACCTGCTTCCTATAATACAAATGGTCTGGCCTCACCATCTGCTGCCCCATTTTGTTCACCATTTGATCCTTTGAGACCTGGACACCAGTCTGTTAGTTATTCTATGCCAGGAAATGACATCAATGGGAAGGTACTGAACCCCTCATCATCAGTGTCTGACGGTCCTGAAGAGAAAGCATTAATATCTGTGAATGATTCACCTAATGGTGTTGAAGGCATGAAAGGGGATACACTTCCATACTCAATGTTGCCGCCTATCATTGTTCCAAGTATATCAAGAAGGGGTTCAAGATCTGAATTTAGGGTTGGTCATGATCATAAAAGCCCATGTGTATCTTCTACTAGGAGGGATACCCCTCACATCAAGCGACCTCCATCCCCGGTGGTACTTTGTGTTCCTCGAGTACCTCAACCTCCACCACCGTCTCCAGTTGGTGAATCTAGAAAGCGAGGCTTTCCTGTTGTAAGGTCTGGTAGCTCAAGTCCTAGGCATTGGGGTATGAGAAGTTGGTATTCTGATGAAAGTAATTCTAAGGAAACTCGACTTTGTTTGGATGGTGCTGAAGTTGTTTGGCCTCAATGGCGAAAGAAAGGGCTTGCTACCTCTCCAATGGTGCAATCTATTCAAGGGTCTTTGTTGCAAGATCATCTTATCACAATTTCCCATCTAGCTCGTGATCAAGAACAT CCAGATGTTGCATTACCACTGCAACCTCCTGATTTATTGAATTGTCCATCCATTAAGATGTCCCTGTCTATGATGTACAATCTTCTTCACAAGGAAATTGATCTTTTCTGCAAGCAG GTTGCTGCTGAGAATCTGGTCAGGAAACCCTACATTAATTGGGCTGTCAAGAGGGTCACGCGATCTCTTCAGGTGCTCTGGCCTCGCTCTCGGATGAATATATTTGGTTCTAACGCAACTGGTTTAGCTCTTCCAACTAGTGATGTGGATCTTGTGGTCTCTCTTCCTCCAGTACGGAATTTG GAACCTATCAAAGAAGCTGGAATTTTGGAAGGTCGTAATGGTATCAAGGAAACATGCCTTCAG CATGCTGCTAGGTACCTTGCAAACCAAGATTGGGTTAGAAGTGACTCCCTAAAGACCATAGAAAACACTGCA ATACCTGTCATCATGCTTGTGGCAGAAGTTGCTCATGATATTAATCTTTCAAATGAAAATTCTTCCATTGTCGAATCACCAGAAGCATGTTCAACCAAGATGCCTGGAAAACAAAGCATCCCTGGTCCAGATCTGTGTAGTTCAGTCAATACCTCCTGGCCAATGTgttcaaagatgaaaaaggatgACCCTTTTGATGTGAAATCAATTCATCTCGATATCAGCTTCAAGTCACCATCACATACAGGACTCCAAACTTCTGAACTG GTTAGAGAGCTCACTCAGCAGTTTCCTGCTTCTGTACCACTTGCTTTGATACTGAAGAAGTTTCTGGCAGATCGTAGTTTGGACCACTCTTATTCTGGTGGTTTGAGTTCTTACTGTTTG GTGTTGTTAATTACACGCTTTCTTCAGCATGAACATCACATTGGTCGGCCTGTTAACCAG GAATGTTTTTGA
- the LOC103712263 gene encoding uncharacterized protein LOC103712263 isoform X3 yields MLPSAMDTHQLLDSLTAHIALYNSSIPNPSPGPRATVLRWFFALSAAQRQSALTVVDPNFVRVLLQMLSRLRRHGHGFFFLLPDLPSPSSSSLPSLCFRRSHGLLARAAADSTAELTLARSLRLFGSREEEQTAECPLDSLTVSEDLVADADRFVEVMDGISGGRFLRGEVNGLGAPWAELPWLKDKGYYSLEAFVANRMEVGLRQAWLSSHGGKKPKAGKAAKEKAGVAGVAANAFWRKKGCLDWWTGLDPGQRKKIFKAFLGKAAKSLANEIVKGSGIALRNEVCCCKLEAELQLRYGPTASWQRGKQSLSRRNPDLCLDIITAPSSRRPQTLAICLNKLLVAQEISTFLTYWLSEYEDKALFFSTVESVDTFSDCIIRKLRGLLMVVSINYINLELMGDVRLNAILYKSEEKSNVGCRRGKNKYRSSKKLSSIPKPSKVDPTLHKTSMDEGYGTDCAIDSSYGLCPPGKLPSIVDNQKTRTANPCVLKKDPEKETPLTKVEKEHAAVLADCKGHKSKKKGGRKGAKSKTPTLVKIGFSELENKKTAITSVAAESELAESLPSTKDSAGRHNLSPVSNFCDDSDKSGIVDQNEMMNTQLDTNHHSIANCCCTSVKCSMSSNKSDDHNSITMAKGSPQISSGSSLINSNICCEKLVRHINSSIICSGSMTACEVVSPSMPPSELETGAFHKKHEHCSSQDISDTSSQHAAPSNLVQGVMSENNTVAQSDFGGSYAYNHTSSMGGTSFEWPAISPPNFTSVNSQLLPAATDRLHLDVGHKWPSRFHQSFLPLRHQGRNPTIEGERSQILPSPTLPMSYDWPPMVKSYSRLSQIVTVNYDSGYVPRLQSSFCSGFATHGLQINGTSSENERKHPGDILDVCDLKNTSDLADDTESYWFSEEEYETHAFSGRDYNQFFGGGVMYWNPAEHVGTGLSRPPSHSSEDSAWAWHEADMNRTIDDMIGMPGLPASYNTNGLASPSAAPFCSPFDPLRPGHQSVSYSMPGNDINGKVLNPSSSVSDGPEEKALISVNDSPNGVEGMKGDTLPYSMLPPIIVPSISRRGSRSEFRVGHDHKSPCVSSTRRDTPHIKRPPSPVVLCVPRVPQPPPPSPVGESRKRGFPVVRSGSSSPRHWGMRSWYSDESNSKETRLCLDGAEVVWPQWRKKGLATSPMVQSIQGSLLQDHLITISHLARDQEHPDVALPLQPPDLLNCPSIKMSLSMMYNLLHKEIDLFCKQVAAENLVRKPYINWAVKRVTRSLQVLWPRSRMNIFGSNATGLALPTSDVDLVVSLPPVRNLEPIKEAGILEGRNGIKETCLQHAARYLANQDWVRSDSLKTIENTAIPVIMLVAEVAHDINLSNENSSIVESPEACSTKMPGKQSIPGPDLCSSVNTSWPMCSKMKKDDPFDVKSIHLDISFKSPSHTGLQTSELVRELTQQFPASVPLALILKKFLADRSLDHSYSGGLSSYCLVLLITRFLQHEHHIGRPVNQNLGSLLMDFLYFFGNVFDPRQMRISIQGSGVYMNRERGLS; encoded by the exons ATGCTGCCGTCCGCCATGGATACTCACCAACTCCTCGACTCTCTCACCGCCCATATCGCCCTCTATAACTCCTCAATCCCTAACCCTAGCCCGGGTCCACGCGCCACCGTCCTCCGGTGGTTCTTTGCCCTCTCCGCTGCCCAGCGCCAGTCCGCCCTCACCGTCGTCGACCCCAACTTCGTCCGTGTTCTCCTCCAGATGCTCTCCCGCCTCCGCCGCCACGGCCAcggattcttcttcctcctccccgacctcccctccccctcctcctcctccctcccttcccTCTGCTTCCGCCGCTCCCACGGCCTCCTCGCCCGCGCTGCTGCCGATTCCACCGCCGAGCTCACCCTTGCCCGATCCCTTCGCCTCTTCGGGTCCCGGGAGGAAGAGCAGACCGCCGAGTGCCCCCTGGACTCCCTCACGGTCTCCGAGGACTTGGTCGCCGATGCGGACCGGTTCGTGGAGGTTATGGATGGAATTTCCGGCGGGAGGTTCCTTAGAGGGGAGGTGAACGGGCTGGGGGCCCCCTGGGCGGAGCTGCCGTGGTTGAAGGATAAGGGGTACTACAGCTTGGAGGCATTCGTGGCGAATCGAATGGAGGTGGGGTTGAGGCAGGCGTGGCTTAGCTCCCATGGAGGGAAGAAGCCGAAGGCGGGGAAGGCAGCGAAGGAGAAGGCTGGGGTAGCTGGCGTGGCTGCCAATGCCTTTTGGAGGAAGAAGGGGTGCTTGGATTGGTGGACGGGGTTGGATCCCGGACAGAGGAAGAAGATTTTCAAAGCTTTTTTAGGGAAGGCAGCTAAATCTCTG GCAAATGAGATTGTTAAAGGGTCAGGCATTGCTTTGAGGAATGAAGTTTGTTGTTGTAAACTTGAAGCTGAATTGCAACTAAGATATGGTCCAACAGCATCTTGGCAAAGGGGGAAGCAGTCATTGTCCAGAAGGAATCCAGATTTGTGCTTGGATATCATCACTGCACCATCTTCTAGAAGACCACAAACCCTGGCCATTTGTTTGAATAAGTTGCTAGTGGCTCAGGAGATATCTACTTTTTTAACATATTGGCTTAGTGAATATGAAGACAAGGCATTATTTTTCAGCACAGTAGAATCTGTTGACACCTTTTCTGATTGTATAATAAGAAAGCTGCGAGGACTCCTAATGGTTGTTTCCATTAATTATATAAATCTTGAACTTATGGGAGATGTAAGGTTAAATGCCATCCTGTACAAAAGTGAAGAGAAGTCCAATGTTGGTTGTCGGAGAGGGAAGAACAAATATCGCAGTTCAAAAAAGCTAAGTTCCATTCCTAAGCCATCCAAGGTTGATCCAACATTACACAAAACTTCTATG GATGAAGGATATGGAACAGACTGTGCAATTGATAGCAGCTATGGGCTTTGCCCCCCAGGAAAACTTCCCTCAATAGTGGATAATCAGAAGACAAGGACAGCTAATCCTTGTGTTCTGAAGAAAGATCCTGAGAAGGAAACTCCATTAACAAAAGTTGAGAAG GAGCATGCTGCAGTTTTGGCTGACTGCAAGGGCCATAAAAGTAAGAAAAAGGGTGGAAGAAAAGGAGCTAAAAGTAAAACTCCTACCTTGGTGAAAATTGGATTTTCTGAACTTGAGAACAAGAAAACTGCCATTACATCTGTTGCTGCAGAAAGTGAATTGGCAGAATCTTTACCCAGTACCAAAGATtctgctgggaggcataacctATCTCCTGTTTCTAATTTCTGTGATGATTCTGATAAGTCTGGTATTGTGGATCAGAATGAGATGATGAATACCCAGCTAGATACTAACCATCATTCTATAGCGAATTGCTGTTGTACTAGTGTGAAATGTAGTATGAGTTCAAACAAATCAGATGACCATAACTCTATTACAATGGCTAAAGGCAGCCCACAGATATCTTCAGGATCTTCTTTGATTAACAGTAATATTTGTTGTGAGAAACTTGTACGTCATATTAATTCTTCCATAATTTGTTCCGGGAGCATGACTGCATGCGAAGTAGTGAGCCCTTCCATGCCTCCAAGTGAGCTTGAGACTGGTGCATTTCATAAAAAACATGAGCATTGTAGTTCTCAGGATATAAGTGACACCAGTTCACAGCATGCTGCTCCTTCAAACTTAGTTCAAGGTGTTATGAGTGAGAATAATACTGTAGCCCAGAGTGATTTTGGTGGGTCTTATGCCTATAACCACACAAGTTCTATGGGAGGCACTTCATTTGAGTGGCCTGCCATATCACCACCTAATTTTACATCTGTTAACTCACAGCTTCTCCCAGCTGCCACAGACAGATTACATCTGGATGTTGGTCACAAATGGCCGAGTCGCTTTCATCAGTCCTTTCTGCCTTTGAGGCATCAGGGAAGAAATCCAACAATTGAAGGAGAACGCAGTCAAATTTTACCTTCTCCAACTTTGCCCATGAGCTATGACTGGCCTCCTATGGTCAAAAGTTATAGTAGATTGAGTCAGATTGTGACAGTAAACTATGACTCTGGATATGTTCCAAGGCTGCAGTCTTCGTTCTGCTCAGGATTTGCCACTCATGGACTGCAAATTAATGGTACCTCTAGTGAAAATGAGAGGAAGCATCCTGGGGATATTCTAGATGTGTGTGATTTGAAAAACACTTCTGATTTGGCAGATGATACTGAAAGTTACTGGTTTTCTGAAGAAGAATACGAAACCCATGCATTTTCTGGAAGGGATTATAATCAATTTTTTGGTGGTGGAGTGATGTACTGGAATCCTGCTGAACATGTTGGAACAGGCCTTTCTCGCCCACCTTCTCACAGTTCTGAAGACAGTGCTTGGGCTTGGCATGAAGCAGATATGAATAGAACTATTGACGATATGATTGGCATGCCTGGATTACCTGCTTCCTATAATACAAATGGTCTGGCCTCACCATCTGCTGCCCCATTTTGTTCACCATTTGATCCTTTGAGACCTGGACACCAGTCTGTTAGTTATTCTATGCCAGGAAATGACATCAATGGGAAGGTACTGAACCCCTCATCATCAGTGTCTGACGGTCCTGAAGAGAAAGCATTAATATCTGTGAATGATTCACCTAATGGTGTTGAAGGCATGAAAGGGGATACACTTCCATACTCAATGTTGCCGCCTATCATTGTTCCAAGTATATCAAGAAGGGGTTCAAGATCTGAATTTAGGGTTGGTCATGATCATAAAAGCCCATGTGTATCTTCTACTAGGAGGGATACCCCTCACATCAAGCGACCTCCATCCCCGGTGGTACTTTGTGTTCCTCGAGTACCTCAACCTCCACCACCGTCTCCAGTTGGTGAATCTAGAAAGCGAGGCTTTCCTGTTGTAAGGTCTGGTAGCTCAAGTCCTAGGCATTGGGGTATGAGAAGTTGGTATTCTGATGAAAGTAATTCTAAGGAAACTCGACTTTGTTTGGATGGTGCTGAAGTTGTTTGGCCTCAATGGCGAAAGAAAGGGCTTGCTACCTCTCCAATGGTGCAATCTATTCAAGGGTCTTTGTTGCAAGATCATCTTATCACAATTTCCCATCTAGCTCGTGATCAAGAACAT CCAGATGTTGCATTACCACTGCAACCTCCTGATTTATTGAATTGTCCATCCATTAAGATGTCCCTGTCTATGATGTACAATCTTCTTCACAAGGAAATTGATCTTTTCTGCAAGCAG GTTGCTGCTGAGAATCTGGTCAGGAAACCCTACATTAATTGGGCTGTCAAGAGGGTCACGCGATCTCTTCAGGTGCTCTGGCCTCGCTCTCGGATGAATATATTTGGTTCTAACGCAACTGGTTTAGCTCTTCCAACTAGTGATGTGGATCTTGTGGTCTCTCTTCCTCCAGTACGGAATTTG GAACCTATCAAAGAAGCTGGAATTTTGGAAGGTCGTAATGGTATCAAGGAAACATGCCTTCAG CATGCTGCTAGGTACCTTGCAAACCAAGATTGGGTTAGAAGTGACTCCCTAAAGACCATAGAAAACACTGCA ATACCTGTCATCATGCTTGTGGCAGAAGTTGCTCATGATATTAATCTTTCAAATGAAAATTCTTCCATTGTCGAATCACCAGAAGCATGTTCAACCAAGATGCCTGGAAAACAAAGCATCCCTGGTCCAGATCTGTGTAGTTCAGTCAATACCTCCTGGCCAATGTgttcaaagatgaaaaaggatgACCCTTTTGATGTGAAATCAATTCATCTCGATATCAGCTTCAAGTCACCATCACATACAGGACTCCAAACTTCTGAACTG GTTAGAGAGCTCACTCAGCAGTTTCCTGCTTCTGTACCACTTGCTTTGATACTGAAGAAGTTTCTGGCAGATCGTAGTTTGGACCACTCTTATTCTGGTGGTTTGAGTTCTTACTGTTTG GTGTTGTTAATTACACGCTTTCTTCAGCATGAACATCACATTGGTCGGCCTGTTAACCAG AACCTGGGTAGTCTTTTGATGGATTTTCTCTACTTCTTTGG GAATGTTTTTGATCCACGTCAAATGCGTATTTCAATTCAAGGAAGTGGAGTTTATATGAATCGAGAAAGAGGGCTCAG CTAA